One Candidatus Nitrososphaera evergladensis SR1 genomic window, CTCGTTTGATACCGGGTCGCGTTTTTGGAAACCTGCCAAGGCGTATGTCGGAAGCGACATCAGCTCCCACGCGACCAGGAGCATTACAAGGTCTGTCGAGTAGGCGATGAGCACCATGCCGATGCTCGACAGCAGGATAAGCGAGTAGTACGCCGCCGGGTTTGACCTGCCCTTCCAGTAGTTCCACGACGATGCCGTCATCATGAGCGACACGAGCAAGAGCGCGACTGCAAAGAATGAGCCGAACAGGTCGTCCGTGAGCACGTCCGTTCCAAACGCGACTGCAGGCATCACCTCGCCGGAGAACACATTGAATATCACGATTCCCATGGCGACGGCGAGCGCGCCAAACGCGATTGCGCTGTACACCTTGTTGCGGTCGATGCCCTTTTCGCGCCTTCCGGCGTCGATGGCGGGTATGGCCAGGCCTACCACGCCCAGTATTACCGTCACGAGTATTGGTGTTGAGGTCAGCTCTACCATTTTTTCTCCATCTCCTTTACATCAGCAACAGCATCACTACTATCATGATGCCCACTGCGAACACGAACAGGTACGTCTGGGTGATGCCAGTCTGGCCGCTCTTGACGACTTTGGACATGCCGGCCATGGCACCCTGGAACGCAGGGTTTATTCCGTCGATTACCGTGCTTTCAAAGTAGCGCCAGATAAAGCGGTATATTGCAAGCGGCCCGATGACTCCTCCCCAGTACAGGGCGGTGTTGAGGTACCACCTGTTGTAGAGGAACTTCCAGATGCCCCTCGTGATGATGTTGCGGCCGATTGCCTCCGGGTCTGCCTTTCTTGCGATGTAGAACACGAATCCAAGGCCCGCGCCTACTGCAAACGCGCCCACGGATGCAATCGCGGCTATTGGGTTGAGGTTGAGGAACGTCCTGCCGGTTGCTTCGTGCGCCGGTGCGATTCCAAACGACTCGCCCAAATATTCGCTGAACAGCTCGTGCAGCTGTTCTTCAAACACAAACCCGACTACACCGACTGCAATCGTCGCCACGGCAAGTATCGCAAAGGGCACCCACATCACAGGACCCACTTCGTGCACATGGTGGCCCTTGTGCTCCATCTCTTCAAGGTGCTTGCTCTTGTTGCCAAAGAACGACATGCCTATCATCCTCATGGTGTAGAACGCAGTCATGACGGCGACTATTACTGCCATTGCAAACAGAGGCCACGAGTAGGTGTATCCTGATTCGAGGATGGCTGCAAATATTGCATCCTTGCTCCAAAAGCCGGACGTAAACAGCGGAGCGCCGGCAAGCGACAGCGCGGCAAGCATCATGAAAATGTAGGTCTTTCTCATGTCCTTTCGCAGGCCGCCCATGTCGGTCATAAAGCGCGACCCAACGCTGTGCAAGAGCGCTCCTGCGCCCATGAAAAGCGACGCCTTGAACATGGCGTGGCTCATCAGGTGGAAGAACCCTGCGGTGTAGCCGTCTGTAAAGTTGAGCGAGATGCCGGCGATGCCAAGTGCCATCATCATGTAGCCTATCTGCGAGCCGGTAGAGTATGCAAGCACCTTCTTTATCTCGGGGCTGACCAGCGCCTGGGTTGCAAGCAGGAACGCCGTGATGGCGCCGGTCCACGCGACCACTTCAAAGAACTGGCTCGTGTTGAGCGCAGAAAGCGCAAAGAACAGAGGTCCTAGCCTTGCGACCAGAAACACACCGGCCTTTACCATGGTCGCGGCGTGTATGAGCGCCGAAACTGAGGTCGGGCCGGTCATGGCCTCAAGGAGCCACTCGTTTAGCGGGAACTGCGCAGACTTGCCCACCGCGCCTCCAAAGAGGAGCACTGCAGCCGGCACTAGCAGGTTCTGCTGCGACATGGCCGCCGCCCACGACTGGTCGGCGACAAGCTCCTTGAACCCAAAGGTGCCGGCATAGGCAAATATCAGGAACATGCCGGCAAGCATCATGACGTCTCCAGCCTTGGTCATGAGGAATGCCTTCATGCCGGCATGCGTAGGGGCGGTCCACATAGGGATTCCTCCTGCCATGTGGCCTTCCTTTCCGACATAGTCCTTCTTTCTGTCGTGGTACCAGAACCCGATGAGCGCGTACGACGCAAGGCCCACTCCCTCCCATCCAAAGAAGACCATGAGCAGGTTGTCAGATATGACGATGAGCTGCATCGAGCCGATGAAGAACAGCATAAAGAACCAGTACCTAGTAAGGTCCCGGTCGCCGTGCATATATCCTAGCGAATACACGAATATCAGAAACGCTATCCAGGCCACGACGTTGGTCATGACTATGGCAAGCGGGTCAGCAAGGACGCCTGCCTTCAGGCCGAGCGCCGAGATCCAGGTAACCTGGCTGTGCACTTCGTGGCCGGCAAGCCCTATGGGTATCAGAGTTGCAGCGGATATTGCGCTTGCCAGCGCAAAGCCTACTGCGATGTAGTCGCGAGCCTTCTTGCTCCCCTTGGCGATTGCAGGTATGATAGCAGCACCTGCAAACGGGAGTATCCATATCAGCCAAACGTTGATTGAATTAGCAAACGTTTCCACCATTATCAGGTTCCGCCTCCATTACCACTAGTTTGTGCCGAGATTCCTTCCTGCATTGAAACGCCGTCGGATTCGTGACCGAGGGCGGCTGCAGGCTCTATTGCTGCATTAGAGTGCTCGGGCAGAGGGAGCACGTTTTCATGCCCGGCGAACATGCCCTGTATGTAGCCTGTTATCGGGTTGAGGAACAGGTCCGGCAATATGCCTATCGTAAGCGAGAGCGCTGCAAAGACCAGCATCGTCATGGTGATGTACGGGCTTGCCTCCTTGACGTGCGCCATCTCTTCAGGGATCTTGCCAAAGAACACGCGCTTTAGCATCCACAGTATGTATGCGGACGTCAGTATCGTTGCCATGATGCCAAAGCCAAACATCGCCGCGCGGAACCAGTCGCCGTTGTGGGCCGCAGTCTGCAGGGCGCCGTTGAACATTGTCCACTCGGCCATAAAGCCGCTTGTGGGCGGGACGCCCATGATTGTAAGGGCACCGATGAACGCAATGACTGCCGTGTACGGCATCTTGCCTGCAAGGCCGCCAAGCCTTGACATGCTCCTTGTGCCTGTCTGCAGGATGATAGAGCCGGCCATCATGAAGAGCACAGCTTTGCCAAGGCCGTGTGATACGTAAAGCATGGTTGCGCCAGAAATGCCAAGTATGCTCTCAGAGCCGAGGCCAAAGAGAATGTAGCCCATCTGGCTGATAGACGAGTACGCAAGCACCTTCTTGATGTCGTCCTGCATCAGCGCCATGGCGCCTCCGTATATCATGGTGGCAAGGCCCCACATGTTGATGTAGAGGCTGTACTGCTCGTAACTGCCCGTCAAAAGTTCCAGCCATAGCCGGAGAAGGGCGTAGGCGCCGATGCCGATCATCGCCGGCGAAAGCAGCGCGGATACTGGCGTAGGTGCTTCGGCGTGGGCGTACGGGAGCCAGATGTGGAGCAGGAACGCGGCAAGTTTCACGCCAAGGCCGGCTACGAGCCCAAAGACAATGAGCGCAAGCCACTGCTGCGGTATGTTGCCAGCATTGGCCTTTATGGTCGCAAAGTCATAGCCTCCTGCAAAGAATCCCATGGCAAGCAGGCTCAACAGCAGGACGACTGCGCCGACGTGGGTCCAGAAGAAGAACATCAGGGCTATTCTGCGCCTTGCGCCATAGCCGTAAAAGGCGATCAGGAAGAACGACGGCACGAGCATCAGCTCAAAGAACACATAGAACTCGATCACGTTGGTCGCAAGGACCGTGCCGAGCATACCCATGGAGAACGCCAGATAAAGCGCAAAGTAGAGCCCCATCTGGCTGTTCACGTACTGCTTTTGCTCGGGGCTCAGCAGCATCATGGTTCCACCGCCATGGCCGGGGCTTTCATGCGAAGAAGAGTGAGAAGGAGCGGAAGAGGACGAGGATGATGAGGAGCCGTCGCCGGCCTTGCCGTGGCCGGGCATGTCCTCCATTATCTTGTGGATCATGTACGGCTTTGAATAGATGGCAAGCACGGTGCACAGCACGTAGATGATTAATGCAAACGGAAGTGCCAGGCCATCAAGCCTCAGGCCAAAGTCGCCAAACTGCCCCCACTTGTACGTCTCTACATACGAGGTCATGCCCCCGTGCAGGAGCATCGTCGGGATGAACAGCAGACCAGTGGATATCGCAAGTGCGCCAAAGGAAAACCACGTGACGGCTGTAGCCCCTGCGCGCCGGCCAATGACGTACGCAACGGGCGCCAAAAGGAGGGGTATAAAGGTCGCTGCCAACAGGAAATATGACTCTGCCATTTTCTTCTTCTCTCTCCCTTTTTCCTCTCTCTATCCCCGCATGCTCCTGAATTCAGCGACGTCGATTTCCTTGTAGAGGCGGTATGCTACAATCACAAGCCCAAGCCCCACTGCGACTTCGGCCGCAGCGATTGCGATTGAAAAGAGCGCAAAGACCTGCCCCTGGACGTTGCCGGTAGATCTTGAAAATGCGACAACCACAAGGTTTGCCGCATTGACGATTATCTCTATTGAAATCAGCATCCTTATCGCGTTGCGCTTGACTACGATGCCGTATATGCCGACGGCCACGAGCGCGACCGACACTATGAGGAAGTCAATCAGTTCGGTCATTCTTGTTGTTGTCCCTCCTCCTGCTCTGTCACAATATCTTCTCTGCGCGCAAGCGCAAGCGCCGCAATCACCGATCCCGCAAGCACCAGCCCAAGCACGATGAGCACAGGCGCATAGTACGTAAGCATCTCCTGGCCTATCTTCATAAAGTTGACGGGCGGCGCGGCAAAACTGTTGCTGCTGTTCAGGCCAGAAGCCAAGAGCAGCGCGCCAAGGCCACCCATTATGAACAGCATCAGCACGATGCCGCCTGCCTTTCTTCCCTTGTCCTCCTTTGTAGTAAATAGCGCCTGCGTCCTGACGAGCATGACCGTGAATATCAAGAGCACCGCGACTGCGCCGACGTACACCGCGATCTGGAACATGGCCACAAACGGCGCGTCAAGTATCAGGAAAAATCCTGCGATGCCAAGCATCGATATGGCAAGGCCTATTGCGCCGTAGATGAGCTCGCGTGTTTCAAGCGCGATGATGGCAGAGCCGACGGTGAGCACTGCAAGGCCTACAAATACCGGGTCAACCATGCGAAGCACCCCTGTCGGTTATCCTGATCTCGACATCACCTTCGTATTTTGGCTTGACTTCAAGCTGCTGCGGCGTGTATATCAGGTGTTCTTTTGTAAAGCCAGAGAGCTCGTAATCGTTTGTCATGAACAGAGCGTAAAACGGGCAGGCGTCAACACACAACCCGCAGAACACGCACTTGCCATAGTCAATCTGCGGCATTATGGATTTCTTGTTCTGCTTCCAGTTCTCGTCGACCTTGACCATGCCTATTGCTTCCGCGATGCCCTCGCACGCGATGGCGCACAGCTGGCAGCCGGTGCACTTGTCGTGCATGAGGATGTGGCGCCCCCTGTATCCGGCGATGCCGACTCCGCGCTTTGGATCAAACTGGTAGCCGTCGCCCACAAAGCGGAGCTTTTGCTCTGGGTAGCGAAAAGTAAAGCGCCTGATTACAAGGTGCTTTGACCCCGACTCGATTGCCTTGATAAACCCAGAAGCCGTGCCGCTCAT contains:
- a CDS encoding complex I subunit 4 family protein, with the translated sequence MAESYFLLAATFIPLLLAPVAYVIGRRAGATAVTWFSFGALAISTGLLFIPTMLLHGGMTSYVETYKWGQFGDFGLRLDGLALPFALIIYVLCTVLAIYSKPYMIHKIMEDMPGHGKAGDGSSSSSSSSAPSHSSSHESPGHGGGTMMLLSPEQKQYVNSQMGLYFALYLAFSMGMLGTVLATNVIEFYVFFELMLVPSFFLIAFYGYGARRRIALMFFFWTHVGAVVLLLSLLAMGFFAGGYDFATIKANAGNIPQQWLALIVFGLVAGLGVKLAAFLLHIWLPYAHAEAPTPVSALLSPAMIGIGAYALLRLWLELLTGSYEQYSLYINMWGLATMIYGGAMALMQDDIKKVLAYSSISQMGYILFGLGSESILGISGATMLYVSHGLGKAVLFMMAGSIILQTGTRSMSRLGGLAGKMPYTAVIAFIGALTIMGVPPTSGFMAEWTMFNGALQTAAHNGDWFRAAMFGFGIMATILTSAYILWMLKRVFFGKIPEEMAHVKEASPYITMTMLVFAALSLTIGILPDLFLNPITGYIQGMFAGHENVLPLPEHSNAAIEPAAALGHESDGVSMQEGISAQTSGNGGGT
- a CDS encoding NADH-quinone oxidoreductase subunit J; the protein is MVDPVFVGLAVLTVGSAIIALETRELIYGAIGLAISMLGIAGFFLILDAPFVAMFQIAVYVGAVAVLLIFTVMLVRTQALFTTKEDKGRKAGGIVLMLFIMGGLGALLLASGLNSSNSFAAPPVNFMKIGQEMLTYYAPVLIVLGLVLAGSVIAALALARREDIVTEQEEGQQQE
- a CDS encoding NADH-quinone oxidoreductase subunit I codes for the protein MSGTASGFIKAIESGSKHLVIRRFTFRYPEQKLRFVGDGYQFDPKRGVGIAGYRGRHILMHDKCTGCQLCAIACEGIAEAIGMVKVDENWKQNKKSIMPQIDYGKCVFCGLCVDACPFYALFMTNDYELSGFTKEHLIYTPQQLEVKPKYEGDVEIRITDRGASHG
- the nuoK gene encoding NADH-quinone oxidoreductase subunit NuoK: MTELIDFLIVSVALVAVGIYGIVVKRNAIRMLISIEIIVNAANLVVVAFSRSTGNVQGQVFALFSIAIAAAEVAVGLGLVIVAYRLYKEIDVAEFRSMRG
- a CDS encoding NADH-quinone oxidoreductase subunit L, which translates into the protein MVETFANSINVWLIWILPFAGAAIIPAIAKGSKKARDYIAVGFALASAISAATLIPIGLAGHEVHSQVTWISALGLKAGVLADPLAIVMTNVVAWIAFLIFVYSLGYMHGDRDLTRYWFFMLFFIGSMQLIVISDNLLMVFFGWEGVGLASYALIGFWYHDRKKDYVGKEGHMAGGIPMWTAPTHAGMKAFLMTKAGDVMMLAGMFLIFAYAGTFGFKELVADQSWAAAMSQQNLLVPAAVLLFGGAVGKSAQFPLNEWLLEAMTGPTSVSALIHAATMVKAGVFLVARLGPLFFALSALNTSQFFEVVAWTGAITAFLLATQALVSPEIKKVLAYSTGSQIGYMMMALGIAGISLNFTDGYTAGFFHLMSHAMFKASLFMGAGALLHSVGSRFMTDMGGLRKDMRKTYIFMMLAALSLAGAPLFTSGFWSKDAIFAAILESGYTYSWPLFAMAVIVAVMTAFYTMRMIGMSFFGNKSKHLEEMEHKGHHVHEVGPVMWVPFAILAVATIAVGVVGFVFEEQLHELFSEYLGESFGIAPAHEATGRTFLNLNPIAAIASVGAFAVGAGLGFVFYIARKADPEAIGRNIITRGIWKFLYNRWYLNTALYWGGVIGPLAIYRFIWRYFESTVIDGINPAFQGAMAGMSKVVKSGQTGITQTYLFVFAVGIMIVVMLLLM